The proteins below are encoded in one region of Myxococcales bacterium:
- the purU gene encoding formyltetrahydrofolate deformylase, with protein MQKGTTATLLISCADQPGLVAAVSEFVFKHGGSILSADQHTDQREGMFLQRVEWGLGGFALDRGAIAHEFSKVASRFGMQWKLRFSDQRLKVAVLVSKQSHCLYDLLARWRAGELHADIKIVLSNHPDLANVARCFGLPFEHYPVDAENKAAQEQKLLDVLNAHQIDLVVLARYMQILSDDFVARFPKRIINIHHSFLPAFAGAKPYHRAHARGVKLIGATAHYVTADLDEGPIIAQDVTRITHRDAVDDLIAKGKDLEKIVLSRAVGWHLGARVIVYGNRTVVFA; from the coding sequence ATGCAAAAAGGAACCACCGCGACTTTGTTAATTAGCTGTGCCGATCAACCCGGTTTGGTTGCTGCGGTCTCCGAGTTTGTCTTCAAACATGGTGGTAGCATCCTCTCAGCCGATCAGCACACCGATCAGCGTGAAGGGATGTTTCTGCAACGCGTGGAATGGGGCCTAGGTGGTTTTGCCCTCGATAGGGGGGCCATTGCACATGAGTTTTCCAAGGTGGCGTCTCGCTTTGGTATGCAGTGGAAGTTGCGTTTTTCAGATCAACGCTTGAAAGTTGCGGTGTTGGTTTCCAAGCAATCGCATTGTCTTTACGATTTGCTTGCGAGATGGAGGGCGGGAGAGCTTCACGCGGATATCAAAATCGTGCTTTCGAATCATCCCGATTTGGCCAATGTAGCGCGCTGTTTTGGTCTACCTTTTGAGCACTATCCGGTCGATGCAGAAAACAAAGCTGCTCAAGAGCAAAAACTGTTAGATGTGCTTAATGCGCATCAGATCGATCTGGTTGTGCTTGCACGTTACATGCAGATTTTATCGGATGATTTCGTGGCTCGCTTTCCAAAGCGAATCATCAACATTCATCACTCGTTTTTGCCAGCTTTTGCGGGAGCCAAACCTTATCATCGCGCGCATGCACGCGGGGTCAAGCTGATAGGGGCGACGGCTCACTATGTCACCGCTGATTTAGACGAAGGCCCTATCATCGCGCAAGATGTCACTCGGATTACTCATCGTGATGCGGTGGACGATTTGATCGCCAAAGGTAAAGATCTGGAAAAAATTGTTCTGTCACGTGCCGTGGGCTGGCATTTGGGTGCACGTGTTATTGTCTACGGCAACCGCACCGTTGTGTTTGCCTAG
- a CDS encoding universal stress protein has translation MTQIKTILCPVDFSAVSDKALSYAIGFAKELDAEVHVIHVYNVPVYALPEGAVTLGPEIVAKVMESSHQAVNDLISKHKDSGVTIKSKLKEGNAHEAILDEAQSIKADLIVMGTRGRSGLPRLLIGSVAERIIRSSHIPVLTVSAHE, from the coding sequence ATGACCCAGATCAAAACGATTCTCTGTCCTGTTGATTTTTCGGCAGTCTCAGACAAGGCACTCAGCTACGCTATCGGATTTGCAAAGGAGCTTGACGCTGAAGTGCACGTGATTCACGTTTACAACGTGCCGGTTTACGCGCTTCCAGAAGGTGCGGTCACCTTGGGTCCTGAAATCGTTGCCAAAGTCATGGAATCGTCTCACCAGGCCGTCAACGACTTAATAAGCAAACATAAGGACTCTGGAGTCACCATCAAATCAAAGCTCAAAGAGGGCAACGCTCACGAGGCCATCCTCGATGAGGCCCAATCGATCAAAGCAGATTTGATCGTGATGGGAACACGAGGACGTTCCGGTCTACCACGTCTGCTTATCGGTAGTGTCGCCGAGCGCATTATTCGCAGCTCGCATATCCCCGTGCTTACGGTCTCTGCGCACGAATAG
- a CDS encoding protein-L-isoaspartate(D-aspartate) O-methyltransferase, with protein MSCGQHNASVRPNAAASTAAFSDRNAERDAMVREQIESRGISQKALLDALRKVPRHAFVPEAYQDLAYADGPLPIDWDQTISQPYIVALMTSLAQIEPGDKVLEVGTGSAYQAAILSSMGAEVYTIEIVEGLALRARATLEVLGYTDVHAIQGDGYAGWPSEAPFDAIIVTAAPPYVPPALKEQLQTGGRLVIPVGVGHQKLVVIERDKTGFSEKEHIPVSFVPMTGQIQESEKLRD; from the coding sequence ATGAGCTGTGGTCAACACAATGCCTCTGTTCGGCCCAATGCCGCCGCGTCAACTGCTGCGTTTTCTGATCGCAACGCCGAGCGCGATGCCATGGTTCGAGAACAGATCGAAAGTCGCGGCATTAGCCAAAAAGCTCTCTTGGATGCACTACGAAAAGTTCCCAGGCATGCGTTTGTACCCGAAGCTTATCAAGATCTCGCCTATGCAGATGGACCGCTTCCTATCGACTGGGATCAAACGATTAGCCAACCCTACATTGTCGCGCTAATGACTTCGTTGGCGCAGATAGAACCAGGCGATAAAGTTCTGGAAGTCGGCACAGGTTCTGCGTATCAAGCAGCCATATTGTCGAGCATGGGCGCGGAAGTTTATACGATCGAAATCGTAGAAGGCCTTGCCTTGCGTGCCCGAGCCACATTGGAAGTCTTAGGCTACACAGATGTTCATGCAATTCAAGGAGACGGTTACGCCGGGTGGCCCTCAGAAGCACCTTTTGACGCCATCATTGTAACGGCTGCTCCGCCCTATGTACCTCCAGCATTAAAAGAACAGCTTCAAACAGGCGGCCGACTCGTCATCCCGGTTGGCGTCGGCCATCAAAAATTAGTTGTGATTGAACGGGACAAAACGGGATTTAGCGAAAAAGAACATATCCCCGTAAGTTTTGTACCGATGACTGGCCAAATCCAAGAATCCGAAAAGCTTCGCGACTGA
- a CDS encoding dephospho-CoA kinase, with amino-acid sequence MQALSQALQHLGMKLIETHISWVFLDDCLVYKLKKPVCFDFLDYSTLEKRKEACLAEIALNQRLAPDVYLGLSYVTKEQDGRYVFDGEGELVDYAVRMKRLPDTHRADIRLTNGSLSIGDIVKIASHIASFHSRARCDEYTAQFATVDAVQANVEGNFVQTKDTLERYLDKSQIDELHHWHSSFLLRNSRLFLERIAAKRVCDGHGDLRLEHIYLDAQKHISILDCIEFNERFRFADVCADIAFVSMDLAWHGRVDLAEYFLSVYAQQSNDYGFYRLIDFYQSYRAQVRGKVASIVASDEHAVAQARQKAIAEARRYYLVALSATRKALSKNCVVAIGGIIASGKSTVADALSQQVGLPVVQSDRVRKHVLGVAPMTAVPHEAFKGAYAKEMTDNVYEMLFAHADKVLQSGRAVVLDASFSSRKYRAKAKVLAEKHGVPFYFLECKASRAVCLERLELRAEEKSVSDGRAEIFDAFVNQWERVTEFDSSEYFPLDTTGSLQSCVDHLRKELPLWPVAKA; translated from the coding sequence GTGCAAGCACTAAGCCAGGCGCTCCAGCACTTGGGCATGAAGTTGATTGAGACCCATATTTCTTGGGTGTTTCTAGACGATTGCCTTGTCTATAAACTAAAGAAGCCGGTTTGCTTTGATTTTCTCGACTATTCAACGTTGGAAAAGCGAAAAGAAGCGTGTCTGGCGGAAATTGCACTTAACCAACGTCTAGCACCGGATGTTTACTTGGGTTTGAGTTATGTGACGAAAGAGCAGGATGGCCGGTATGTTTTCGACGGCGAGGGCGAGCTAGTTGACTATGCTGTGCGAATGAAACGTTTACCGGACACGCATCGCGCGGACATCCGGTTGACGAATGGGTCTTTGAGCATAGGCGATATTGTCAAAATCGCCAGTCACATTGCATCGTTTCATAGTCGTGCCCGTTGCGATGAGTACACGGCGCAGTTTGCAACTGTTGATGCGGTTCAAGCGAACGTTGAAGGCAATTTTGTACAAACAAAAGATACCCTTGAACGGTATCTCGACAAATCTCAAATAGATGAGCTGCACCATTGGCATAGTAGCTTTCTTCTTAGAAACTCGAGGCTTTTTCTTGAGAGAATTGCTGCAAAACGAGTTTGTGATGGCCATGGCGATCTGAGGCTCGAGCATATTTACTTAGACGCGCAAAAACACATTTCGATTCTCGACTGCATTGAGTTTAATGAACGTTTTCGTTTCGCCGATGTTTGCGCAGATATCGCCTTTGTTAGCATGGATCTGGCGTGGCATGGCCGTGTTGATCTAGCGGAGTATTTCCTTTCGGTGTACGCGCAACAAAGCAACGATTATGGTTTCTATCGTTTAATCGATTTTTACCAAAGCTATCGGGCACAGGTCCGGGGCAAAGTTGCGTCCATTGTGGCATCCGATGAGCACGCTGTTGCTCAGGCCCGGCAAAAAGCAATAGCTGAAGCGCGTCGCTACTACCTGGTGGCACTTTCCGCGACGAGGAAAGCGCTTAGTAAAAATTGCGTTGTTGCGATCGGTGGTATCATCGCAAGTGGTAAAAGTACCGTCGCTGATGCACTTAGCCAGCAAGTAGGACTTCCCGTTGTGCAAAGTGACCGGGTTAGGAAACATGTGCTTGGTGTAGCGCCAATGACGGCTGTTCCCCATGAAGCTTTCAAAGGCGCTTATGCAAAAGAGATGACGGACAACGTGTATGAGATGCTCTTTGCGCATGCCGACAAAGTGTTGCAAAGCGGTAGAGCGGTAGTTTTGGATGCTTCGTTTTCGTCTCGAAAATATCGCGCCAAAGCAAAAGTTTTGGCTGAAAAACATGGTGTGCCCTTTTACTTTTTGGAATGCAAAGCTTCGCGCGCTGTTTGCCTTGAGCGTTTGGAGCTGAGGGCTGAAGAAAAAAGTGTAAGCGACGGACGGGCGGAGATTTTCGACGCCTTTGTTAATCAGTGGGAAAGGGTTACTGAATTCGATTCTTCAGAATATTTTCCACTGGATACCACTGGTTCGCTGCAGAGTTGTGTTGATCATCTTCGAAAAGAACTGCCTCTTTGGCCAGTTGCCAAAGCCTAG
- a CDS encoding diguanylate cyclase, which translates to MAKTPSDAEETKTVKGNFTPRGSTSRDRAFLTVISGPNVGRMYRIDIEKRYVLGRSSKADIRLDGEGVSRQHCRVQLEKDKLQIIDLQSRNGVYFQGNRVDQLEINEGEKIALGSDTVLRFAYHDELDEEFQQKMLESALQDPLTSAFNKRYFQEQFSKEFGFAIRHKSILSVLILDVDNFKQVNDTYGHLAGDHTLRTLVDHIRSSVRNEDVLARYGGDEFVIIVRSTPAEGLRILAERLREEIHNLEIYHDDKRIAITTSIGVATLSKKEFEAPSDMLEAADQALYEAKENGRDQVAYFNAERTTRETLS; encoded by the coding sequence ATGGCCAAGACGCCCAGCGACGCAGAAGAAACGAAAACAGTCAAGGGTAACTTTACCCCTCGCGGTTCAACTTCGCGAGACCGAGCCTTTCTTACTGTTATAAGCGGACCCAACGTGGGTCGGATGTACCGCATCGACATAGAGAAGCGCTATGTTCTTGGTCGAAGCTCAAAAGCTGACATCCGACTTGATGGAGAGGGTGTCTCAAGGCAACATTGTCGTGTTCAACTCGAGAAAGACAAACTGCAGATTATCGATTTGCAGAGTCGCAATGGTGTGTATTTCCAAGGGAATCGGGTTGATCAACTCGAAATCAACGAGGGCGAAAAAATTGCACTTGGCTCTGATACCGTTTTACGTTTTGCCTATCACGATGAACTCGACGAAGAGTTTCAACAAAAGATGCTGGAATCTGCACTGCAAGATCCACTTACCAGTGCATTTAACAAACGCTATTTTCAGGAACAATTTTCTAAAGAGTTTGGCTTTGCTATCCGGCACAAAAGCATCCTCAGCGTTTTGATTCTCGATGTGGATAATTTCAAACAGGTCAACGATACCTACGGTCACCTTGCAGGAGATCATACGCTACGCACCTTAGTTGATCATATTCGCTCAAGCGTGCGAAACGAAGATGTTCTTGCCCGTTATGGCGGTGACGAATTTGTGATTATTGTTCGGAGCACACCCGCCGAAGGGCTTCGTATCCTTGCAGAACGATTGCGCGAAGAAATTCACAATCTCGAAATCTACCATGATGATAAACGCATCGCGATCACCACAAGCATCGGAGTTGCCACGCTATCAAAAAAGGAGTTTGAAGCGCCAAGTGACATGCTCGAGGCCGCAGACCAAGCCCTTTATGAAGCCAAAGAAAATGGTCGCGACCAAGTAGCTTATTTTAACGCCGAGCGTACGACCAGAGAAACACTTAGCTGA
- a CDS encoding serine/threonine protein kinase — MGLAARNTTPKRIGRYELLFPIGSGGMAEVYAARIVGEAGFQKLVALKRMHGGMTGNEDNVTMFLDEARIAADISSPHVVSTLDLGRAEDGTLFIVMELVVGVPLSSINKTLSGAENGPRPIGMLCEILSQAAKGLHDAHEAKTPTGTPLGIVHRDISPHNILVGVDGRVKLTDFGVARAAMRNTQTSTGQFKGKFAYFSPEQARGEDLDRRSDIFALGIVTWEALSGERLFKTEKESNPLNILERILWQDIRPLHEFRMDVPKEISDVVSKALQRDKLDRWQTAAEFGLALEKAIRDSYSRSETSGLSDFVREAGAVHLSLMQENIRRALQRSRSQESNKPDSTRDPERTETALTHFETSHTRSISLSSPFKRYAPWVVFMVAVAFIAFISARLGSQGSAAPAQQSVPTSSPSIAQPENSAANAANTETTKQPLDEKLKCSKRIRFLEKQLKQSRQTTKQRQHHLLEVKAVASDDDENEQQLAKR; from the coding sequence ATGGGGCTTGCCGCACGCAATACAACTCCAAAGCGAATTGGTCGCTATGAGTTACTCTTTCCTATTGGATCAGGAGGCATGGCAGAGGTGTATGCTGCGCGTATTGTTGGCGAAGCAGGTTTCCAAAAACTCGTCGCGCTAAAACGTATGCACGGCGGCATGACGGGTAACGAAGATAATGTTACCATGTTTTTAGACGAGGCTCGCATCGCGGCAGATATTTCGAGTCCACATGTTGTATCGACTTTGGACCTCGGACGCGCTGAAGACGGCACACTCTTTATTGTGATGGAACTCGTCGTGGGTGTCCCACTAAGCTCCATCAACAAGACACTTAGTGGCGCTGAAAACGGGCCACGTCCCATTGGCATGCTCTGCGAAATTTTATCGCAAGCCGCCAAAGGTCTCCATGATGCGCATGAAGCAAAAACACCAACAGGCACCCCACTAGGTATCGTTCATCGTGATATTTCTCCTCACAACATTCTGGTTGGAGTTGACGGTAGAGTTAAGCTCACAGACTTTGGCGTAGCGCGTGCTGCCATGCGCAACACCCAAACCAGCACTGGCCAGTTCAAAGGAAAATTTGCCTACTTCTCTCCAGAACAAGCCCGGGGAGAAGACCTTGACCGGCGAAGCGACATCTTTGCTTTAGGCATAGTAACTTGGGAAGCACTAAGCGGGGAGCGTCTATTCAAGACCGAAAAGGAAAGCAATCCGTTAAACATTCTCGAGCGTATTCTGTGGCAAGATATTCGACCACTTCACGAGTTCCGGATGGATGTGCCCAAAGAAATTTCCGACGTTGTCAGTAAAGCTTTGCAACGTGACAAACTAGATCGCTGGCAAACTGCTGCCGAATTTGGATTGGCGTTGGAAAAGGCTATACGAGACAGCTATTCAAGATCGGAAACTTCAGGTCTTTCAGATTTTGTAAGAGAAGCAGGTGCAGTCCACCTTTCTTTGATGCAAGAGAACATACGGCGCGCTTTGCAGCGAAGCCGAAGCCAAGAATCCAACAAACCAGACAGTACCAGAGATCCAGAGCGCACAGAAACAGCGCTTACACATTTTGAAACCAGTCACACTCGCTCCATATCCTTATCCTCTCCATTCAAACGCTATGCCCCGTGGGTTGTCTTCATGGTTGCGGTTGCTTTCATTGCTTTCATAAGCGCTCGTCTTGGTAGCCAAGGAAGCGCTGCTCCTGCTCAACAGTCTGTTCCAACATCGAGCCCTTCAATCGCGCAACCTGAAAACAGTGCTGCAAACGCAGCCAACACGGAAACGACGAAGCAGCCGCTCGACGAAAAACTCAAATGCTCGAAACGGATTCGCTTTCTGGAAAAGCAGTTGAAGCAGAGCAGGCAAACGACGAAGCAAAGGCAGCACCATCTTCTAGAAGTGAAAGCAGTAGCCAGCGACGACGACGAAAACGAGCAACAGCTAGCAAAGAGGTAG
- a CDS encoding tetratricopeptide repeat protein produces the protein MSVRILFFVVGGLLLCPSLASAQNESNADLEEARALYLAGNAAVQSGRWADAVKNFERAYELSKVPAALYNLGISLRALGRHKEAKDSFSLLLSKHGSSLSAAMKQSAERSLQEEKQRIAVLVLNKLSSDVKYQITIDGKLIPDTGARPLILEIDSGQHAVYVERENHKLFRWQGNLDDGQQQSVDVDTPPLATEKATLDVIPPAQNHFLQPDQALNADTESSSVLESPLFWTIIGVVVIGAAIGGYFLLSPADERLSPMSDTRVKL, from the coding sequence ATGAGCGTGAGAATACTATTCTTTGTAGTCGGTGGGCTTCTACTTTGTCCCAGTCTTGCAAGCGCGCAAAACGAATCAAATGCCGATCTGGAAGAGGCCCGTGCGCTGTATCTAGCAGGAAACGCCGCAGTCCAATCCGGACGCTGGGCCGATGCCGTCAAAAACTTTGAACGAGCTTATGAGCTTTCAAAAGTCCCAGCAGCTCTCTACAATCTTGGAATTTCCTTACGCGCACTTGGCCGCCACAAGGAAGCCAAAGACAGTTTCTCTTTGCTCCTTAGTAAGCATGGGAGCAGTTTGTCTGCCGCCATGAAACAAAGTGCTGAGCGATCGTTGCAGGAAGAAAAGCAACGCATAGCAGTGCTTGTTTTGAACAAACTTAGCTCGGATGTGAAGTACCAAATCACGATTGATGGAAAGCTTATCCCTGATACCGGAGCCCGGCCCCTCATCCTTGAGATCGATTCCGGTCAGCACGCTGTTTATGTCGAACGCGAAAACCATAAACTTTTTCGTTGGCAAGGCAACCTCGATGACGGGCAACAACAATCCGTCGACGTGGACACCCCACCCTTGGCAACCGAAAAGGCTACTCTCGACGTCATACCACCTGCACAGAACCACTTTTTGCAACCCGATCAAGCTCTAAATGCAGACACTGAAAGCAGCTCGGTGCTCGAAAGTCCTCTGTTTTGGACCATCATCGGGGTGGTTGTTATTGGAGCTGCGATTGGTGGCTATTTTTTGCTTTCACCAGCTGACGAACGCCTCTCGCCAATGTCGGACACGAGAGTTAAGCTATGA
- a CDS encoding PqqD family protein encodes MSLDDSIFVARKEFISRDVGGELVVVPINEAVAELASVFVLSDVAKEIWNCLQEASCPSQIVTKLERLYDASTEQIQTDVESFLKDAMQAGLIECLDDVYEEDL; translated from the coding sequence ATGTCTTTAGACGATTCAATCTTTGTGGCTCGAAAAGAGTTTATTAGTCGAGACGTTGGTGGGGAATTGGTTGTTGTACCCATTAACGAGGCCGTGGCTGAATTGGCCTCAGTCTTTGTACTGAGTGATGTGGCGAAAGAAATCTGGAATTGTTTGCAAGAAGCAAGCTGCCCCAGCCAGATTGTCACTAAACTTGAGCGTCTTTATGATGCAAGCACTGAGCAAATTCAAACGGATGTGGAAAGCTTTTTAAAAGATGCGATGCAAGCCGGTCTTATAGAGTGTCTTGATGATGTTTATGAAGAGGACCTCTAG
- a CDS encoding radical SAM protein — translation MIGTRSYSDFSRGIGLRALEKRIPISGTIEVSHRCPLDCKHCYNNLPMSDEARARELSYDEYCRILDELADAGCMWLLFTGGEVFARRDFLDIYTYAKQKGFFITIFTNGTLVTQKVVDHLKKWPPFSIEITLYGHSKETYEALTSIPGSFEKCIRGIHLLQENALPLKLKTVAVQSNEHEVESMQRFAREQLGLEFKLDGMINPRTNGFKGPLLQRLDAEQLVAAEFADTAQAQKWKDFSKSMLGPANPPEKEKDIYSCGGGLRAFAIDPYGKLSICVLSQKEHFDLREGSFKEGWESFLKAVRSKQQSRTTKCTHCQIKAVCGMCPANGELEHDDPEEPVEFMCRVAHLRSLVVGLEVPSHGSCEYCSDGEHFQDILAAAGRIVRGESKKRLPLASGESTIASCGSGACGSCA, via the coding sequence ATGATAGGCACTCGTTCCTACAGTGACTTTAGTCGCGGCATCGGTTTGCGTGCTTTGGAAAAACGCATCCCTATCAGTGGTACGATTGAGGTAAGCCATCGTTGTCCTCTCGATTGTAAGCATTGCTACAACAACTTGCCGATGTCGGATGAAGCCCGCGCTCGGGAGCTCAGTTACGACGAGTACTGCCGCATTCTCGATGAACTCGCGGATGCTGGCTGCATGTGGCTCTTGTTTACTGGAGGCGAAGTATTCGCCCGGCGTGATTTTCTCGATATCTATACCTACGCCAAGCAAAAAGGCTTTTTTATAACGATTTTTACAAATGGCACGCTTGTGACTCAAAAGGTGGTCGACCACCTTAAGAAATGGCCGCCGTTTAGCATCGAAATTACTTTATACGGCCATAGTAAGGAGACCTATGAGGCGCTTACTTCTATTCCCGGCTCCTTTGAAAAATGCATTCGGGGCATTCACCTGCTGCAAGAAAATGCTTTGCCATTAAAACTAAAAACAGTGGCGGTGCAGAGCAATGAACATGAAGTGGAGTCGATGCAGCGCTTCGCTCGAGAGCAACTGGGCTTGGAATTTAAGCTTGATGGGATGATCAATCCACGTACCAATGGTTTCAAAGGACCCTTGCTTCAGCGTTTGGATGCTGAGCAGTTGGTAGCCGCTGAATTTGCCGATACGGCCCAAGCTCAGAAATGGAAGGATTTTAGCAAATCCATGCTCGGTCCAGCTAATCCTCCGGAAAAAGAAAAAGACATCTACAGTTGTGGCGGAGGCTTGCGAGCCTTTGCGATTGATCCCTATGGCAAACTCAGCATTTGCGTGCTTTCTCAAAAGGAGCACTTTGATTTGAGAGAGGGAAGCTTTAAAGAAGGCTGGGAGAGCTTCTTAAAGGCTGTGCGCAGCAAGCAGCAAAGTCGAACGACAAAATGCACGCATTGCCAAATTAAAGCTGTCTGTGGAATGTGCCCCGCCAATGGCGAGCTTGAGCATGATGACCCCGAAGAGCCTGTTGAATTCATGTGTAGGGTTGCTCATTTGCGAAGCTTGGTGGTCGGCCTTGAAGTTCCCTCTCATGGAAGCTGCGAATATTGTTCGGATGGAGAACATTTTCAGGACATTTTGGCTGCAGCAGGACGCATTGTTCGTGGCGAAAGCAAAAAAAGGCTGCCGTTAGCTTCAGGGGAAAGTACCATTGCTTCATGTGGTTCTGGAGCATGTGGAAGTTGTGCGTAA
- a CDS encoding S24/S26 family peptidase: protein MRNLPDHSGANSARFWSVVEGAVKEVSAFRFEVEGASMLPVLWPKDHVTVRVCSWPHVKPGDIVFGRSKRGATLHRVLCVQGIRNAQTKAFDFSFVTQGDAADQTECMPVEQCVGVVEKAYRNGKAISLNSRNGFKRIALLGLYQNNRLMRAITARVGLA from the coding sequence ATGAGGAATCTGCCCGACCACAGCGGAGCGAACTCAGCGCGCTTTTGGAGTGTTGTTGAGGGAGCAGTAAAGGAAGTTTCGGCATTTCGTTTTGAAGTTGAGGGTGCAAGCATGCTGCCGGTTCTTTGGCCGAAAGATCATGTGACAGTAAGGGTGTGTTCTTGGCCGCATGTAAAGCCTGGGGATATTGTCTTTGGGCGCAGCAAACGGGGTGCAACCTTGCACCGTGTCCTCTGTGTTCAAGGCATACGAAATGCCCAAACAAAGGCTTTTGATTTTAGTTTCGTGACCCAGGGTGATGCTGCGGATCAAACCGAGTGCATGCCAGTAGAGCAATGCGTAGGTGTTGTTGAAAAAGCGTATCGTAATGGCAAAGCCATTTCACTGAATTCGCGAAACGGGTTTAAACGAATAGCTCTGCTTGGCCTTTACCAAAACAATCGTCTCATGCGAGCCATAACAGCCCGCGTTGGGCTTGCGTAA
- a CDS encoding prepilin-type N-terminal cleavage/methylation domain-containing protein: protein MYDKKHTKHQAGFTLVELMTTVLILGILATSASANFSRFKTKARRSELTLSFGAVKRQQEAYHAAYNRYAADFDELGFAIRGGSRLSAASITGGRYAYTMDQPWGEDSYYCVATGNIDDDEFPDVAVLEVGRQ, encoded by the coding sequence TTGTACGATAAAAAGCACACAAAACACCAAGCGGGCTTTACGCTCGTCGAACTGATGACGACAGTTCTAATCCTTGGAATCTTGGCGACTTCAGCGTCCGCTAACTTTAGCCGTTTTAAAACCAAGGCGAGACGCTCAGAGCTAACGCTGAGCTTTGGTGCAGTCAAGCGCCAGCAAGAAGCCTATCATGCAGCCTACAATCGTTACGCTGCTGATTTTGATGAACTTGGTTTTGCGATTCGAGGCGGCAGTCGTCTATCAGCTGCATCCATAACGGGCGGCAGGTACGCCTACACCATGGATCAACCTTGGGGTGAGGACTCTTATTACTGTGTTGCTACCGGCAACATTGATGATGATGAATTTCCAGACGTCGCCGTTTTAGAAGTGGGACGACAGTAG
- a CDS encoding DNA adenine methylase yields the protein MQPCSPILKWVGGKGRLLNQLNSRLPKGVERMRHVEPFVGGGALFFNRTPERALLCDLNPALITTYTAVRDNVESVIRHLRRHAKRHSQEHYYRIRERYNHAININDDERAAMFIYLNRTCFNGLHRVNRKGQFNVPMGRYANPNIANEEKLWAASTRLANATIVQSDFRALIETANPGDFIYFDPPYEPVSKTANFTGYAEEGFAQQDQKALREVFEVLDYRGCKLMLSNSDVPFIRKLYQGYRIEKIFAPRAVNSKASARGPVAEVVVRNY from the coding sequence CTGCAGCCCTGCAGTCCCATTTTAAAGTGGGTTGGAGGAAAAGGACGCCTTTTAAATCAGCTTAATTCCCGCCTTCCGAAGGGAGTCGAGCGTATGCGGCACGTCGAACCCTTCGTGGGGGGAGGAGCTCTATTCTTTAATCGCACTCCTGAGCGTGCGCTTTTATGCGATCTGAACCCTGCTCTTATCACAACTTACACTGCCGTGCGGGATAACGTTGAAAGTGTGATTCGTCACTTGCGACGCCATGCAAAACGACACAGCCAAGAGCATTACTACCGAATCCGAGAACGTTACAATCACGCTATTAACATTAACGATGACGAGCGAGCTGCCATGTTTATCTATTTAAACAGAACCTGTTTCAACGGCCTACATCGCGTCAATCGCAAAGGACAATTCAACGTACCCATGGGCCGCTACGCAAATCCTAACATTGCCAACGAAGAGAAACTCTGGGCAGCAAGCACACGGTTGGCAAACGCAACCATCGTCCAGTCGGATTTCAGAGCATTGATCGAAACGGCCAACCCTGGCGACTTCATCTATTTCGACCCACCCTATGAACCAGTATCCAAAACCGCTAACTTTACCGGCTACGCAGAGGAAGGCTTTGCTCAACAAGATCAAAAAGCCCTACGCGAAGTGTTTGAAGTATTGGACTACCGCGGCTGTAAACTCATGCTCTCCAACTCCGATGTCCCATTTATTCGCAAACTCTATCAAGGCTATCGGATTGAAAAGATATTTGCCCCCCGCGCAGTCAACTCAAAAGCGAGTGCTCGCGGCCCAGTGGCCGAAGTCGTGGTTCGCAACTACTAA